The Asterias amurensis chromosome 21, ASM3211899v1 genome has a segment encoding these proteins:
- the LOC139952942 gene encoding stromelysin-1-like, translated as MTGKMLLLSALLVCVVTVVHSDVDTMNKAKAYLKKYGYMVDDDDSKIMDAMKQFQFMANITMTGELDADTMMMMNMPRCGVVDVIDQQNTLRKRRYTAGVNGNVYKWPRTALTYRIDSRTPDLPVDDVDSTMQTALQIWAAETPLTFTRVSGSAPADIIITFVRGDHGDNNNFDGQGNVLAHAYFPSNGGRAPLDGDAHFDEDELWTIGTGTNLFQVAAHEFGHSLGLGHSDVDAAVMAPFYRGYDPGFKLHPDDVAGIKYLYGETSGMPEVTMAPTDVTCTGRLDAITSTDAGHTYIFEGSRVWKQESRMNRIAAGFPKPIGEVFAGLPDNIDAALFSTNKKTYFFKGSQYWQYTNEVLDNGYPRAINRDLPGVPNNLDAAFVWSGNNVIYFVKGDEYYRFRRGRVDTGYPRPLSLWNIPGNQVGAAFQNPENSRTYFFTDDGSYYQFDDRNFRPASGFPQQVAPVWQGCVNNLESNDNSGVSGLASSIPVLVISMAVGAFRA; from the exons ATGACGGGGAAGATGCTGCTTTTATCGGCGCTGCTGGTCTGCGTCGTCACGGTGGTTCACTCAGACGTAGACACTATGAACAAAGCAAAG gcttatctcaaaaagtacggGTACATGgtagatgatgatgatagtaagaTTATGGACGCGATGAAACAGTTCCAGTTTATGGCGAATATCACAATGACAG GTGAGCTGGATGCTGacacgatgatgatgatgaacatGCCACGTTGCGGAGTGGTGGACGTCATCGACCAGCAAAATACACTGCGGAAAAGACGCTACACCGCCGGGGTAAATGGCAATGTGTATAAatggccaagaacagctctgacCTACCGCATCGACAGCCGTACTCCTGATCTCCCTGTCGATGACGTAGATAGCACCATGCAAACCGCTCTGCAG ATCTGGGCTGCGGAGACACCACTCACATTCACACGTGTGAGTGGCAGTGCACCCGCCGACATCATCATTACGTTCGTCAGGGGTGACCACGGTGATAATaacaacttcgatggccaaggCAACGTCCTTGCGCACGCGTACTTTCCCTCAAATGGAGGAAGGGCACCTCTCGATGGAGATGCCCACTTTGACGAGGATGAATTATGGACCATTGGTACAG gaACCAATCTTTTTCAAGTAGCTGCCCACGAGTTTGGTCACAGCTTGGGTCTCGGCCATTCCGACGTTGATGCAGCGGTGATGGCGCCCTTCTACCGTGGGTACGATCCGGGCTTCAAACTCCACCCTGACGACGTTGCTGGCATTAAATATCTGTATG GAGAAACCTCGGGCATGCCAGAGGTTACGATGGCCCCGACGGACGTTACTTGCACAGGGAGATTAGACGCAATTACTTCAACGGACGCCGGACACACCTACATTTTTGAAG GAAGCAGGGTTTGGAAACAAGAGTCTAGAATGAACAGGATTGCCGCTGGTTTCCCGAAACCAATCGGAGAAGTTTTTGCTGGTCTACCTGACAATATAGATGCTGCTTTATTCagcacaaataaaaaaacgtaCTTCTTCAAG GGTTCCCAGTATTGGCAGTACACCAATGAGGTGCTGGACAATGGCTATCCAAGAGCAATCAACCGAGACTTGCCCGGTGTACCAAACAACTTGGACGCAGCCTTTGTATGGAGTGGAAACAACGTAATTTACTTCGTAAAAG GTGATGAGTACTATCGCTTCAGACGCGGCAGGGTAGATACTGGGTACCCGCGCCCGCTCAGTTTATGGAACATCCCTGGTAACCAAGTGGGAGCGGCTTTCCAAAATCCGGAAAACTCACGCACATATTTCTTCACCGATGATGGCAGCTACTACCAATTTGATGACAGAAACTTCAGGCCGGCCAGCGGCTTCCCACAACAGGTGGCACCAGTATGGCAGGGCTGCGTCAATAATCTCGAATCGAATGATAATAGTGGTGTAAGTGGTCTGGCGTCCAGTATCCCCGTCTTGGTAATTTCAATGGCGGTTGGAGCATTTCGCGCCTAG